GTTTTTCAATACTTTTTTATTGTTTTTCGATAAAATATTATTGTGAAAAAACATCAAGCCTTTGTAGTTCCTAGCTTGATGCTTTTTATAATTTTATCTACCAATGAATGGGTTATATCTGATTGCAAGGGAAAATAAATAGGGATAGTTTTTCTTTAGATATTTCATATATGCAATCCATTCATATACAAGTAAAGGATATACCCTTTCAATATCAATCTTTAAATGTTCAAAGTCTTCTTCATTTAAATCCTCATAATTCCCATGGTGATGAAGCTCGTCCTCTAAATGAAAGACTGCTGTTAGCAGCTCTGTAAAGGTCTCATGCTCTAGGAGAGATGGATTTTGTAGCAATCCAAGTAAGAAACTTCGTTTTGATTTTAATAGACCTGCAAGGTCTGATATATTTATTTTTTCAATATCTATCTGATATTTTAGTTCTTCCTTAGCTAACTTAACTTTATGCTTAAAGTCATTATCATCCCAGGCTTCTATATCCGTAAATATGGGACTGATATATTTTTCATTATTATCGGCATTAAAAATACTATTTAAAAGCTTTGTTCCGACTTCATTAAAAAATACACCTATAAGCATATTTAATTTCTCAAGTATATGCTGTTTTTCTCTTTCTTCAAGAATTTTATGTAATATTAAGCTTACAATTAAAACTTCTATAGGAATAAAGGCTATATCCTCTACTAGAAAAACAAATATATGATGTGGGTCGTGGAATACTGCGTAATGGATTATGTATAGTACAAGAGATAAAAGTACTAAAAACACTCCAAATTTTACTTGCCATTTTGATTTATTCATAGCTTTATTAGCTCCCTTCACATTTACCCTTCAATACCTTCGTATTGAAGCTGAACTAAATTATAATAAAGTCCCTTTTTATCTAACAGCTCTTTGTGGGATCCCATCTCTCTAACCCTACCCTTGTGCATAACTATAATTTTATCTGAATGTTGAATAGTCGAAAGCCTATGGGCTACTGCTAATGTTGTCCTCCCCTCCATAATTTTATAAAGTGCATCCTGAATAAGCTTTTCCGTTTCCGTATCAATATTAGCTGTCGCTTCATCTAAAATAAGTATTGAGGGTTTCCTAGCTAGAGTTCTAGCAAAGGAAATCAATTGTCTTTGTCCTGCCGATAGGGTTGCACCTCTTTCATAAACCTTTTCTTTATATTGCTTAGGTAATTTTTTAATAAATTTATGGGCATTGACATACTTAGATGACTCTATCATATCCTCATCAGAAATTTCACTATTTCTGAGTTTTATATTGCTCTCTATATTGCCAGTGAACAGAAATACATCTTGAAGCATTTGACCTATATTCCTTCTGAGGCTAGCTGTTTTAATGGTTTTGATATTTACCCCATCTATAAGAATTTCACCTTTTTGAATATCATAATACTTCCCTATTAGATTGAGAATAGTAGTCTTACCAGCTCCAGTAGCTCCAACAAATGCCACCATCTCACCTGCATTAACCTTAAAGGATACATCCCTTAGTACCCATTCCCCCTCTTTATAACCAAACCAAACATTTTTAAACTCTATATCACCTTTGATTTCATCCAAAGCAATGGTATCATTGTCATCAGCTAGCTTTGGCTTCCTATCAAGAAGTCCAAAAATTCTTTCTGCCGATGACATAGCAGATTGAAAAACATTGAATTGCTCAGCAAGCTGTTGCACAGGATGAAAAAATCTTGATATGTATTGAGTAAACGCAATCAATGTACCTATTGTCATTATTCCAGATAAAACATACTTACCACCAAAATATATTATAATAGCTGTGGATATAATTTTCAAAACATATATTAAGGGTCCGTATATACTAAAAGCAGTAATCTGATTTTTATTAGCTTTATTTAGTTTGCTATTTATATCAAAAAATTCTTCATATTTACATTTTTCTCTTGCGAAAACTTGAATTATCCTCATCCCAGATATATGTTCAGATAGAAAAGCATTAACTTTAGCAACATTTTCCCTTACTTCCCTGAACACAATTTTTGAATATCTTCTAAATATTATTGTAGCAATAATCAGAATTGGTATCACTGAATAGGTAATCAAGGATAGTTTAAAATTAAAGCTTATCATGGCTATTATAATACCGATCAAAATAAAAATATTTTTTACAGAATTTATTATTACACTTGTATACATTTCATTTATAGTCTCCGTATCGTTGGTAACCCTTGTAACTAATTTCCCAATAGGTGTTGAGTCAAAGAAGTTTATCTCCATTCTTTGAATATGGGAAAACACATCTACTCTTATTTCATAGACAATCCTTTGTCCTGTATATTGAAGCAATAAGGCCTGTATATATTGTACTCCACTGCCTAACAAAACTACGATTACAAATAATAATGCAAATCTTATAAGACTATCAAAATCCTGTTTTCTGAGAAGCTTTATATCGTCTTCCGTTAACTTTGAAACCTCAAACCTATTGGTTCCTGTTTTAATATATTTACCATCTATTAAGGTTAGTCCTTTATCTTCATTTTCTTCTAATAAATCCAACTGAACTTTTGTAAGTCCTTCTATAAAGTAATAATCATTACCAATTAGGACTATCCTTGCCTTTAAATTGTCAGGATACTTATTTGTAGGGTCCTTTACAAACCTTTTCCCATTAAATTCCACTATATTTTCTAACAATATATCCTCATCCCCAGACACTAGGGTGTATGGAGTACCATATTTTGTGATTATGCTATCAATTCCCTTAGCAACTAGTATAGGTTGAATAAGTTCCACTCCCACCACAATTGCTAAAAGTATAAAGGAAATTATCATCTGTACCAAATAGGGTCTAGCATACTTCATTAACCTCTTAAATAGGTACAAATCTTTTTTATTTGTCTTACTGTGGGTAAGTACATCTTCTAACATATTCATATTTAGTTACCACCTTTTACTGGTTTTTCATCATATCTGCCAGCTGCTGTTTTTTTACAATTGAGTTATATTGTCCATTAATCCCTACTAATTCTTCGTGGGTACCTTCTTCAATTACATTGCCTTCATCTAGAAATATTATATGATCTGAATGCTTTATGGTAGAAATTCTATGGGCAATAATTATTGTGGTCTTGTTCTTTCTTTGAGTCTTTATAGCTGATAGTATTTTCTCCTCTGTATCAGTATCAACAGCCGATACCCCATCGTCAAGTATTAGTATTGGAGCTTCTTTAATTAAGGCTCTAGCTATTGATATTCTTTGCTTTTGTCCACCTGAAAGGGTAATACCTCGCTCTCCTACTAATGTTTCATAGCCTTCTTTAAATTCTATAATATTTTCATGAACACTAGATAACTGCGCATATTTCATTACTTTATCGATTTCTAAGTTATCCACCCCAAAGGCAATATTTCTTGATATAGTATCTGAAAAAAGAAAATTGTCTTGAGGAACATAACCTATATTCTCTCTTAGTTTATTTAAAGGTATTTTCATAATATCTTGATCATCAAAAAATATCCTTTGATCTGGTACATTATATACCCTAAGAAGCAAATTAACCAAAGTAGTTTTCCCAGCACCAGTTCTCCCAATAATGCCAATTGTTTTACCTTGACCGATATTTAGATTGATATTTTTTAGTACGTATTCTTTTGAATTCGGATATTTGAAAGATAAGTTGCTAATTCTAATATTCCCTTTGATGTCTTTAATATCAAGTACTTCATTGGAATCAAAAACCTCAGGAACTTCATCAAGTATTTTTTCAATCCTATCAAGGGAAGCTTTACCTTGAGCAATGACATTTAAGACCATTCCAATGGCCATCATAGGCCATACCAACATAGTCAAAAAATTAATAAAAGCAACAAGTTCACCTAATGAGATTTCGCCAACCATGGTTAATCTACCACCATATATTAAGGTTAAAATTAAGCTCAATCCTACTACCACTGTTATAATCGGTTCAATAGCAGATCTAAGCTTAGCTAGTCTAATGTTTTTATTAAAGTTGTTTTCGTTTGTTTTGCTAAAAGCTTGTATCTCTTTATATTCCTGAATGAATGCCTTAATAACCCTAATACCGGAAAAACTTTCTTGTACCATGTCGGTCATTTCAGCGAAGGCCTCTTGCTTCTCTTTAAATCTTTGCTTCATAAATTTGCTCATGATAAAGCCTTGAAAAATAATTAGTGGAAATGGAATAATTGCTATTAATGTAAGTTTTAAATCCACAATATATGCCATATTATATAAAACTAATGCTATTAATACAGTGGCATCCACTATCATTAAAAGTCCCGGCCCAATAGCCATTCTTACAGCATTAATATCATTAGTAGCATGTGCCATGAGATCTCCAGTTTTATGCTGATTAAAGTATTTTTGAGAAAGCTTCTCAAGGTGACTAAATATTTCATTTCTAAGGCTAAATTCAATATTCCTTGATGCCCCAAAAATCAAGTTTCTCCACAAAAACCTACCAAATCCAATGGAAAAACCGATTAAAAGAAGATATAATGCTTTATTTACTAAGTATTGCTCCTTTACTCCACCTTCTACAATCCCATCGGTTATATTTCCAATTATTATTGGAACCTGTATCTGCAATAAATCTACAATGATTAATGCAATAACTCCTATCAAAAATGCCCAGAAATATTTTTTATAATACTTATTTAAATATTTTCCAAAAATCATTTTTTATCTCCTCATTATTTATTTAGGTTAAGAATGTATATAGATATTGTAGTTAAAGAGTTAGTTTATACACATCAAAAATCCCAAGGAACATCGGATATTTTAATATGTATAAATTACGATTTACTTGGAACTCTCTATAGTTTATACTAAATTCACAAAATGATGTAATAATCGAGATCAGCGTAAATATTTTACCATATAAGGAATCATTCAACAATGACTCAAATCTTTTATATGAACAAAATCCAAGTTATACAAATTTGTAATATTTATATAAAGCTTAGGATAAATCTTGATTCATATATGTTGGAATATCCCATATTTCCGGGGAGTTTTCATGGCCATAAATCAAAGTTTTTACTTAAATACCCATAACAATTGTAAATAAAGTCATTATTTTTAATTTTAAAAAATTGATAATAATGATACAATTAAGAATAGGTGGTCAATATTTGCCGATAAAATTTATGCTTTTAAATGTATCTTAGACGGAGGGATTATTTTGAGCAGTTCTTTTCACTCTGTAATTCTTAAAGAAGATTTATGCATCGGATGTACAAACTGTATAAAAAGATGTCCTACAGAAGCTATTAGGGTTAGAAATGGAAAAGCTAATATCATAGAAAGTAAATGTATAGATTGTGGAGAATGTATTAGACGATGTCCAGAACACGCCAAGGACAGCGTCTCCGATTCTCTAGATAAAATCAAATCCTTTAAGTATAAAATTGCTTTACCTGCCCCAAGCCTCTATTCCCAATTTGGTGAAAAAGAGGATCCTGGTAAAATCTTAGCTGCCTTAAAGCATATTGGCTTCGATGAAGTATTTGAGGTGTCTAGGGCAGCAGACATAGTTTCAGAATATACGAAAAAAATAGTCGCTAAATCAGATAAGAGACCATTACTTTCTTCATCTTGTCCTGTTGTAGTTAGGCTTATAGAGGTTCGATTTCCAAATCTTATAGACCATATATTACCTATAGATTCTCCTGCCGAAATAGCCGCAACTATAGCTAGAAAACAGACCTTAGAAAAACTGCAGCTTGATGCTTCGGATATAGGAATATTCTTTATTAGTCCTTGTCCATCAAAGGTAACTAGTGTAAAAAGTCCAATAGGCTCAAAGAAATCCTCTATCGATGGGGTTATATCCTTTAAAGAAATATATCCTCATATTATCAGAAATCTTAAATCTGTTGAAGAACCCTTGCCCTTTTATTTATCTGGAAAAGCTATTGGATGGGCAAGATCTGGAGGAGAGACCTTTTCACTGGGCATAAGTGATTATATTTGTGTTGATGGAATCGAAAACGTAATAAATATTTTGGACGACATAGAGGATGGTCGTTTAACGGGAGTTAGATTTGCTGAACTCCTATCATGTACAAACGGATGTGTAGGTGGAGTATTGGCAATAGAAAACTCTTTTATTGCTAGGAATAGAATCCGACGGTTAGCAGAAAAATATGGAGCTGAAGAACCTGAATTAAACTACGACCTATCCGATGAGGATATCTATCTTCAAGAAAAAATTACGCCTCGCAAAAACAATGTTTTTGGAGATAATTTTGTTGAAGCTATGAAAAAAATGGCTAAATGTATGGAAATAAAAGAACAGCTTCCAAGACTAGACTGTGGTGCCTGTGGCTCACCTTCATGTCAAGCTATGGCGGAGGATATAGTACTAGGTCAAACAACTCTCGACGATTGTATGGTTCTTTTCAAAAAAAAATATGAGAATCAACTAAAATAAAGGTTGGTTACATGAACCTTCCTTTATTTTTCATAATAAACTTAAATTCGAGAACCCAATGCACTATCCCCAGTTATTATCATATTATTATTTCCCCTTTTTGATTTTTTTCTATAAATGGGTAATTATTAAAATCATATATGCTAGATTTTATACCCATACCACATATGGAACACCTTAACCCATTCATTTTACCTTCCCCCTTAAAAACTATACAATTTCAACCAAAAAACACCTATATCCAAATATAGATGTTTTTAATACTTATACCTTTGAAACTAACTCGATACCTGTTTTAGTAATTCTAATTTTTTCTTCTTTTAACAATCTACCTACAGCTCTCTTAAATGCACGTTTACTCATATTTAATTCAGCTTTAATCATGTCTGGGGAACTATGGTCATTTAAGGATAATTTTCCGCCCTTTAAATTTATTTTATCCAATACTATTTTTGTATCATCATCCATTTGCTTATATGCCTTTTTTCTTAAGCTTAAATCTAATTTCCCATCTTCCTTTACTTTAGTTATTCTAACTTCTACTTTGTCACCATATTTATAGTCGCCATATAATTCCTTATTGGGTATTAATCCTCGATATTTATTATCAACTGCTACAAACGCACCTATCTCCTTAGCTATGCCATAAATAGTCCCATTAACTTTGTCATCTTCCTTGAATGGAGAACTATTACTTAAATCCTTATTAATATTCATAGTAGCACATAACCTGTCACTCTTATCAATATAAATTCCAACTAAATATTTTCTTCCCTTGATAACTCTGCTTGTCTGTTCTTTAAATGGCAAAAATAAATCCTTTTCTAATCCCCAATCTAAGAAAGCCCCGATTTCTGTGGTTTCCACTACTTCTAATGATTCTAGCTGCCCAATTGTCATCTTAGGTTTTCTTGTTGTAGCTATCATTCTATCCTCGGAATCCCTATAAACAAAAACCTCTATTTCGTCTCCTATTTCAATTTCTTCCGGTACCTGCTTTCGTGGTAAAAGTACATCCTCATCACTCATATTTAACTTTGAATTTAAATAAGCCCCTGCTTGCTTAAATCTAACAACCTCTAATTTCTGTACTTTTCCTAATTCTATCATCTTTTCACCTTCTTTAATTAATATTAGCTTTTCTACCATATCTATGGAATATTTTAATATAAATATCCCAGTCAAAACCTTAATTTTAGGGAAATCTATAGATATTACTCCTTAATATGTTCCCAAAGCCCGTTATTGTTATTAGTATGACCTATCCGTATTTGTTTGATAATATGCTCCCCTTCAAGCTCGTATAATGAATCCGTTACATAACCTATATCTTTATTATAAAAAATACTTTTATGTATATTATAAGCAGAAGCAGTATTTTCAGTATCAACAATAAATTCAACAATCTTCAGCTTATCTATTTGTCTTTTTCTATAAAAATAAAATTTCACCAAGGAAACTAAGAACATAAACAATATTAATGCACTTATATAGATGGCTATTTGAAAAATGCAAGACAAACAATCACTCCAATCATCCTATGTCGCAATGTAATATTATCATGTATAGGTAATATTAACAAGCTAAATAAATTGAATATAGATAAAAACTTAATGACATTCAAATCTTAAATTTAAAGTCAGATTACTACTGACAATAGAAGAATGACTACATTTATTGTAGTCATTCTTTTATTGTATATCTAATATTTTTTGTCTTAATATAATTGATTATACAACTTTATTATATATTTGCTAGCTGTGTGATTATTAGCGTGTAGAATTTCAACTTTTTAACCCTGACCACAATCTTATTGCAAAGAAAGAAAGTCAACTCCAGACTTTTAGATCTCTTTCTTTGTAGCAAACGCCAATTTTCCTCTCTCCTAACTGTCCCATTCGTTTATGGTGTTGTCACAGTAATCGTATATGTCTTTACGGTTCCATCCTCTGCTGTTACTTCTAATACATCCTTATCTGCTAATTTTGCATCTGATGCCTTTGCTGTATCTCCATTTGCTGTACTCTGACCTGTTACAAATACTTTCAATGTTGCCTTTGAATTTCCTTTTGTAAGATTCGCTAAGAATGTTTGTACATCTACATTTGTTGTTATCGCTGTACTGTTTCCAACTATTGTTCCTCCATTATTATCTACCGTATATTCGCTGGATGATACTGTCGCGTCATTACTTTGATGAACATTACTTTTTGTAACTGCTACCTTATTAACAAACTGAACTACTTTATTGTTACCATCTACTGCTGCTATACCTATATTTTTACCGTCCGCAACTACTATTAAGTTTGCTTGTGATGCTGTTAATGTATTTCCTACATAGGCTTTCCAATCAGCTCCTACATTTGGTGTGGCTACTGGATTAGCATCACCACTTACTACATATAAGAATTTTGTTGCTCCCTGGGGTAATGCTGGCATTGTAATACCTGTTTTATCATTACTCATAGTATCATCTGCTACCGTTACATTTCCTAACTGTGGTGCTGCTATTTGTACCGCTGTCCACTGTGCATATACTGTTATATTTGCTGTTATTTTAGTACTTGCAGTAAATGCTGTACCACTTCCATCCGCTGCTGTATTCCAGCCTCCAAATATATAGTTTGCTTTAGTTGGATTTGTTGGTAGTGTTATAGTAGCTCCCGATATAATATTTGTAATCGCTGATACACTACTTCCACCTTGACTATCAAATGTTACTGTATATTTCTCTACTGCCGATTGTTCATCGTACTCTTCATAAATATCAAGTTCATCATCATCTTCATCATACTTATACTTAGCTGCTATGTCGTTATCTTCATCTACTACCATAATCTTAACATCTTTTTCATCAAATACATCATTAACTTCTTTAGCTATATCTTCGATAAATTTTCTAAAATCGCTATCATCTCTATTAAACCATTTAGATGAATGTCTATCAAAGTTTTCCCCTTCCATTTCTACTGTGATATAACTTGAATGTTTTGATAGGTTATAGCCAAATTCTAAATCATACTCACCATCTGTATACTCATCATAATCATCATCAAGTATATCTTCTATATCATCAACATCTATATCATTGTCATATTCGGACTTTGTTCTAAGCTTATTTCTGCCTTCATCGTATTCATATTCTGCAACTT
This DNA window, taken from Maledivibacter sp., encodes the following:
- a CDS encoding 4Fe-4S dicluster domain-containing protein — encoded protein: MSSSFHSVILKEDLCIGCTNCIKRCPTEAIRVRNGKANIIESKCIDCGECIRRCPEHAKDSVSDSLDKIKSFKYKIALPAPSLYSQFGEKEDPGKILAALKHIGFDEVFEVSRAADIVSEYTKKIVAKSDKRPLLSSSCPVVVRLIEVRFPNLIDHILPIDSPAEIAATIARKQTLEKLQLDASDIGIFFISPCPSKVTSVKSPIGSKKSSIDGVISFKEIYPHIIRNLKSVEEPLPFYLSGKAIGWARSGGETFSLGISDYICVDGIENVINILDDIEDGRLTGVRFAELLSCTNGCVGGVLAIENSFIARNRIRRLAEKYGAEEPELNYDLSDEDIYLQEKITPRKNNVFGDNFVEAMKKMAKCMEIKEQLPRLDCGACGSPSCQAMAEDIVLGQTTLDDCMVLFKKKYENQLK
- a CDS encoding ABC transporter ATP-binding protein/permease, whose product is MIFGKYLNKYYKKYFWAFLIGVIALIIVDLLQIQVPIIIGNITDGIVEGGVKEQYLVNKALYLLLIGFSIGFGRFLWRNLIFGASRNIEFSLRNEIFSHLEKLSQKYFNQHKTGDLMAHATNDINAVRMAIGPGLLMIVDATVLIALVLYNMAYIVDLKLTLIAIIPFPLIIFQGFIMSKFMKQRFKEKQEAFAEMTDMVQESFSGIRVIKAFIQEYKEIQAFSKTNENNFNKNIRLAKLRSAIEPIITVVVGLSLILTLIYGGRLTMVGEISLGELVAFINFLTMLVWPMMAIGMVLNVIAQGKASLDRIEKILDEVPEVFDSNEVLDIKDIKGNIRISNLSFKYPNSKEYVLKNINLNIGQGKTIGIIGRTGAGKTTLVNLLLRVYNVPDQRIFFDDQDIMKIPLNKLRENIGYVPQDNFLFSDTISRNIAFGVDNLEIDKVMKYAQLSSVHENIIEFKEGYETLVGERGITLSGGQKQRISIARALIKEAPILILDDGVSAVDTDTEEKILSAIKTQRKNKTTIIIAHRISTIKHSDHIIFLDEGNVIEEGTHEELVGINGQYNSIVKKQQLADMMKNQ
- a CDS encoding S1-like domain-containing RNA-binding protein, whose amino-acid sequence is MIELGKVQKLEVVRFKQAGAYLNSKLNMSDEDVLLPRKQVPEEIEIGDEIEVFVYRDSEDRMIATTRKPKMTIGQLESLEVVETTEIGAFLDWGLEKDLFLPFKEQTSRVIKGRKYLVGIYIDKSDRLCATMNINKDLSNSSPFKEDDKVNGTIYGIAKEIGAFVAVDNKYRGLIPNKELYGDYKYGDKVEVRITKVKEDGKLDLSLRKKAYKQMDDDTKIVLDKINLKGGKLSLNDHSSPDMIKAELNMSKRAFKRAVGRLLKEEKIRITKTGIELVSKV
- a CDS encoding ABC transporter ATP-binding protein/permease gives rise to the protein MNMLEDVLTHSKTNKKDLYLFKRLMKYARPYLVQMIISFILLAIVVGVELIQPILVAKGIDSIITKYGTPYTLVSGDEDILLENIVEFNGKRFVKDPTNKYPDNLKARIVLIGNDYYFIEGLTKVQLDLLEENEDKGLTLIDGKYIKTGTNRFEVSKLTEDDIKLLRKQDFDSLIRFALLFVIVVLLGSGVQYIQALLLQYTGQRIVYEIRVDVFSHIQRMEINFFDSTPIGKLVTRVTNDTETINEMYTSVIINSVKNIFILIGIIIAMISFNFKLSLITYSVIPILIIATIIFRRYSKIVFREVRENVAKVNAFLSEHISGMRIIQVFAREKCKYEEFFDINSKLNKANKNQITAFSIYGPLIYVLKIISTAIIIYFGGKYVLSGIMTIGTLIAFTQYISRFFHPVQQLAEQFNVFQSAMSSAERIFGLLDRKPKLADDNDTIALDEIKGDIEFKNVWFGYKEGEWVLRDVSFKVNAGEMVAFVGATGAGKTTILNLIGKYYDIQKGEILIDGVNIKTIKTASLRRNIGQMLQDVFLFTGNIESNIKLRNSEISDEDMIESSKYVNAHKFIKKLPKQYKEKVYERGATLSAGQRQLISFARTLARKPSILILDEATANIDTETEKLIQDALYKIMEGRTTLAVAHRLSTIQHSDKIIVMHKGRVREMGSHKELLDKKGLYYNLVQLQYEGIEG
- a CDS encoding InlB B-repeat-containing protein → MKKRKKIMRNVIMILLLSTLIGGSISFGAGYSKQITAWFYNIKVNINGSYVHLSKEPLIYGGSIYVPLKDVSNYLGFDVSWDDNTKTVSLTNKNQYSALPYYNQNNQNYNFQNYNSPYVIVNKNSIEDIEDELNRDYEDYTGGKEKLEFEYDLSSGHSYIKLEMKGEDFTKTSSDWEKRDDDEFEDFVEDIAETIAGYLNKDVRIEVEDKHSKEVAEYEYDEGRNKLRTKSEYDNDIDVDDIEDILDDDYDEYTDGEYDLEFGYNLSKHSSYITVEMEGENFDRHSSKWFNRDDSDFRKFIEDIAKEVNDVFDEKDVKIMVVDEDNDIAAKYKYDEDDDELDIYEEYDEQSAVEKYTVTFDSQGGSSVSAITNIISGATITLPTNPTKANYIFGGWNTAADGSGTAFTASTKITANITVYAQWTAVQIAAPQLGNVTVADDTMSNDKTGITMPALPQGATKFLYVVSGDANPVATPNVGADWKAYVGNTLTASQANLIVVADGKNIGIAAVDGNNKVVQFVNKVAVTKSNVHQSNDATVSSSEYTVDNNGGTIVGNSTAITTNVDVQTFLANLTKGNSKATLKVFVTGQSTANGDTAKASDAKLADKDVLEVTAEDGTVKTYTITVTTP